A DNA window from Drosophila virilis strain 15010-1051.87 chromosome 4, Dvir_AGI_RSII-ME, whole genome shotgun sequence contains the following coding sequences:
- the LOC6628946 gene encoding heterogeneous nuclear ribonucleoprotein 87F codes for MDYGNSGAEFNWNYVGGVGGQGGQGMSGYNPQVSQMSQGGYSSGHGGGQWLHSNQANPHSNYQQGMASNSTPPAAYEAYNQSMMRYANLPKSEGGGMGQMGMSAMSGNYGAYAAGMNRNGLGHAGAGMGQGANSGYSSW; via the exons ATGGATTACGGCAACAGTGGCGCAGAATTCAATTGGAACTACGTAGGAGGCGTTGGTGGCCAAGGCGGCCAAGGCATGTCTGGCTATAATCCACAG GTGAGTCAGATGAGTCAGGGCGGCTATAGTAGCGGACATGGTGGCGGACAGTGGCTACACTCAAATCAAGCCAATCCGCACTCAAACTACCAACAGGGTATGGCCTCTAATTCGACTCCACCGGCTGCCTATGAGGCATACAATCAGTCAATGATGCGTTATGCAAATCTGCCCAAATCTGAAGGTGGCGGGATGGGTCAAATGGGTATGAGTGCCATGAGCGGCAATTACGGCGCTTATGCCGCCGGAATGAACCGCAATG GACTCGGCCATGCTGGCGCTGGTATGGGTCAAGGTGCTAATAGCGGGTATTCTAGCTGGTAA